From the Amycolatopsis thermoflava N1165 genome, one window contains:
- a CDS encoding alpha/beta fold hydrolase — protein sequence MTIEIGYDDKGSGPALVLVHGHPFDRSMWRPQLDHFSAHGWRVIAPDLRGYGETTVVPGKTPLATFARDLAGLLDRLDVGEFVLGGLSMGGQIVMECHRLFPERIRALVLADTSPRAETADGKRNRTEMAERLLREGLRPYADEVLTKMVAPANIAAMPDVAEHVHRMMRSTAPEGAAAALRGRAERPDYVPTLAGVRVPALVVVGDQDEYTPVAEAEFLHSLIPGAALAVIEGAAHMPNLERPAEFNSALTNFLAKVPQAS from the coding sequence ATGACGATCGAGATCGGCTACGACGACAAGGGCTCCGGCCCGGCCCTCGTCCTGGTCCACGGCCACCCGTTCGACCGCTCGATGTGGCGGCCCCAGCTGGACCACTTCAGCGCGCACGGCTGGCGAGTGATCGCACCCGACCTGCGCGGTTACGGCGAGACCACCGTGGTGCCCGGCAAGACGCCCCTGGCGACCTTCGCCCGCGACCTGGCCGGCCTGCTCGACCGTCTGGACGTCGGCGAATTCGTCCTGGGCGGGCTGTCCATGGGCGGGCAGATCGTGATGGAGTGCCACCGGCTCTTCCCGGAGCGGATCCGCGCGCTGGTCCTCGCCGACACCTCACCGCGCGCGGAGACCGCGGACGGCAAGCGGAATCGCACTGAGATGGCCGAACGATTGCTCCGAGAAGGGCTCCGGCCGTATGCCGACGAGGTGCTCACGAAGATGGTCGCGCCCGCCAACATCGCCGCGATGCCGGACGTCGCGGAACACGTGCACCGCATGATGCGCTCGACCGCGCCGGAGGGCGCCGCGGCGGCCTTGCGGGGCCGGGCCGAACGCCCGGACTACGTGCCGACGCTGGCCGGGGTCCGCGTGCCGGCTCTGGTGGTCGTCGGCGACCAGGACGAGTACACCCCGGTGGCCGAGGCGGAGTTCCTGCACTCCCTCATCCCCGGCGCGGCGCTGGCGGTCATCGAAGGCGCCGCGCACATGCCGAACCTGGAACGGCCCGCGGAGTTCAATTCCGCACTGACGAACTTCCTTGCGAAGGTTCCTCAAGCGTCGTAG
- a CDS encoding PLP-dependent aminotransferase family protein: MDYRTIADDVAADVAAGRLRPGDRLPPQRRFARQRGIAVSTAARVYGELVRRGIAVGETGRGTFIRAAPEPGSALAEPAAATVDLELNFPVLPEQAEWIAASLGPLLRADLLVQGLGPSVVAGTAEARAAAARVLARGGWAPSAPDVLFTGNGRQAIAAAVAALVPAGERLGVEALTYPVVKGIATRLGVTLVPLELDEHGVVPDLPPRLRAVYLQPALHNPLGLAMPAARRAELAEVLRERDLPVIDDGINGFLRPDLAPLAEIAPERTVVLDSLSKRLAPGLTLGFVVVPPALRDRVAAAVRSGGWAAARFPMAAATRLMADGTLAKIEAAKRADAVARQELVAERLAGFEVRSDPRAYHCWWQLPEPWRAETFVAAAARRGIAVTPAAAFAVSPGRAPTAVRLALASPGIDVLAGALDTLAALARSSPEDSGIE, from the coding sequence GTGGACTACCGGACGATCGCGGACGACGTCGCCGCAGATGTCGCCGCCGGGCGGCTCCGGCCGGGCGACCGGTTGCCCCCGCAGCGCCGGTTCGCGCGGCAGCGCGGCATCGCGGTCTCCACCGCGGCCAGGGTGTACGGCGAGCTGGTCCGGCGTGGCATCGCGGTGGGCGAGACCGGGCGGGGCACGTTCATCCGGGCGGCGCCGGAGCCGGGGTCCGCGCTGGCCGAACCGGCGGCCGCGACGGTCGACTTGGAGCTGAACTTTCCAGTGCTGCCGGAGCAAGCCGAGTGGATCGCCGCGAGCCTCGGGCCGTTGCTGCGGGCGGACCTGCTGGTGCAGGGGCTGGGGCCGTCCGTGGTGGCGGGCACGGCCGAAGCCAGGGCGGCGGCCGCGCGCGTGCTGGCGCGGGGCGGGTGGGCGCCGTCCGCGCCGGACGTGTTGTTCACCGGCAACGGCCGCCAGGCGATCGCCGCCGCGGTGGCCGCGCTGGTCCCGGCCGGGGAGCGGCTGGGGGTCGAGGCGCTGACGTACCCGGTGGTGAAGGGCATCGCGACGCGGCTCGGGGTCACGCTGGTGCCGCTGGAGCTGGACGAGCACGGTGTGGTGCCGGACCTGCCGCCGCGGTTGCGCGCGGTCTACCTGCAGCCGGCGCTGCACAATCCGCTGGGGCTGGCCATGCCGGCGGCGCGGCGGGCGGAGCTGGCGGAGGTGTTGCGGGAGCGGGACCTGCCGGTGATCGACGACGGCATCAACGGTTTCCTGCGCCCGGACCTGGCGCCGCTGGCGGAGATCGCGCCCGAGCGGACGGTCGTGCTGGACAGCCTCTCGAAGCGGCTCGCGCCCGGGCTGACGCTGGGGTTCGTGGTGGTGCCGCCCGCCCTGCGCGACCGGGTGGCCGCCGCGGTGCGTTCGGGCGGCTGGGCGGCGGCGCGGTTCCCGATGGCGGCCGCGACGCGCCTGATGGCGGACGGCACGCTGGCGAAGATCGAGGCCGCCAAGCGCGCCGACGCGGTGGCGCGGCAGGAGCTGGTTGCCGAGCGCCTGGCGGGTTTCGAGGTGCGGTCGGACCCGCGGGCCTACCACTGCTGGTGGCAGCTGCCGGAGCCGTGGCGGGCGGAGACGTTCGTGGCGGCCGCCGCACGGCGCGGGATAGCCGTCACCCCGGCCGCGGCGTTCGCCGTGAGCCCCGGCAGAGCCCCCACCGCCGTGCGGCTGGCACTGGCCTCCCCGGGGATCGACGTACTGGCCGGGGCGCTGGACACGCTGGCCGCGCTGGCCCGCTCGAGCCCCGAGGACAGCGGAATCGAGTGA
- a CDS encoding ABC transporter permease, translating to MTSEEPRSLAHDLRDAIAPRTVLLVLGVLLLQLGFILSYVGAFHSPSPHRVDVAIVGPQQTVDRINALDGTPIEASPSPDADDARRRVLDRDVAAAYLADSGTLLVATAAGPALATAVEQVFTEVGAAQNRAPVVQDLVPPQAGDARGLTAFYAVVGWLVGGYLAAAALGIAKGARPATLRRTVIRLAAMVPYAIVSGLGGALVVDQVLGALTGHFLALWWIGAAITFAAATVTMAFQVLFGVIGVGITVLIFVVLGNPSAGGAYQTELLPPFWRAIGDWLPNGAGTEAIRDEVYFAGNATGGPITVLMVWGVAGLVVTLLASALRIRRETPTTPLP from the coding sequence ATGACCAGCGAAGAACCGCGGAGCCTTGCGCACGATCTGCGGGACGCGATCGCCCCGCGGACCGTCCTCCTGGTGCTCGGGGTGCTGCTCCTGCAGCTCGGCTTCATCCTGTCCTACGTCGGCGCCTTCCACAGCCCGTCGCCGCACCGGGTCGACGTCGCCATCGTCGGTCCACAACAGACGGTCGACCGGATCAACGCCCTCGACGGCACACCCATCGAGGCGTCACCGAGCCCGGACGCGGACGACGCGCGCCGGCGGGTCCTCGACCGCGACGTGGCGGCGGCCTACCTCGCCGACAGCGGCACCCTCCTGGTCGCGACCGCCGCGGGCCCCGCCCTCGCCACCGCCGTCGAGCAGGTCTTCACCGAAGTCGGCGCCGCCCAGAACCGCGCCCCGGTCGTGCAGGACCTCGTCCCACCGCAGGCCGGCGACGCCCGCGGGCTGACCGCCTTCTACGCGGTCGTCGGATGGCTCGTCGGCGGCTACCTCGCCGCCGCGGCGCTCGGCATCGCGAAGGGCGCCCGTCCCGCGACACTGCGCCGGACGGTGATCCGGCTCGCCGCGATGGTGCCCTACGCGATCGTGTCCGGACTCGGCGGCGCGCTGGTCGTCGACCAGGTCCTCGGCGCGCTGACCGGGCACTTCCTGGCCCTGTGGTGGATCGGCGCGGCCATCACCTTCGCGGCGGCGACCGTCACCATGGCCTTCCAGGTGCTGTTCGGCGTGATCGGCGTCGGCATCACCGTGCTGATCTTCGTGGTGCTCGGCAACCCGAGCGCGGGCGGCGCCTACCAGACCGAACTGCTGCCGCCGTTCTGGCGCGCGATCGGCGACTGGCTGCCCAACGGCGCAGGCACCGAGGCGATCCGCGACGAGGTCTACTTCGCCGGGAACGCGACCGGCGGCCCGATCACCGTGCTGATGGTGTGGGGCGTCGCCGGTCTCGTGGTCACCCTGCTCGCGTCCGCGCTCCGGATTCGCCGGGAAACGCCGACGACTCCATTACCCTGA
- a CDS encoding rhomboid family intramembrane serine protease: MKERALPSGAEAQAMIAEARKALWVMVGFLAAIWIVQIVNWATGYALSFDFGIRARELSSLPEALTAPFLHFSWAHIESNSGPLFIFGFLAAYRGVRKFLGVTALIVVGSGLGVWLVSPPNGVTAGASGVVLGYFGYIIVRGLFDRRPIDIVIGLVMALCFAYQFTALLPAEEGISWQGHLFGFGSGVVGGWVFRERRRKQVEPAPADPTVMLDPPQQP, encoded by the coding sequence ATGAAGGAACGCGCGTTGCCCAGTGGCGCCGAAGCCCAGGCCATGATCGCCGAGGCGCGCAAGGCGCTGTGGGTGATGGTCGGCTTCCTCGCCGCCATCTGGATCGTGCAGATCGTCAACTGGGCCACCGGCTACGCGCTGAGCTTCGACTTCGGCATCCGCGCCCGCGAGCTGAGTTCGCTGCCCGAAGCGCTGACCGCGCCGTTCCTGCACTTCAGCTGGGCGCACATCGAAAGCAACTCCGGGCCGCTGTTCATCTTCGGGTTCCTCGCCGCCTACCGCGGGGTGCGGAAGTTCCTCGGCGTGACGGCGCTGATCGTGGTCGGCAGCGGGCTCGGTGTGTGGCTGGTGTCGCCGCCGAACGGGGTGACCGCCGGCGCGAGCGGCGTGGTGCTGGGCTACTTCGGCTACATCATCGTGCGCGGCTTGTTCGACCGGCGCCCGATCGACATCGTGATCGGGCTCGTGATGGCGCTGTGCTTCGCCTACCAGTTCACGGCGCTGCTGCCGGCCGAGGAGGGCATCAGCTGGCAGGGGCACCTGTTCGGGTTCGGGTCGGGCGTCGTCGGCGGCTGGGTGTTCCGGGAGCGGCGGCGCAAGCAGGTCGAGCCGGCGCCGGCGGATCCGACGGTCATGCTGGATCCGCCGCAGCAGCCGTGA
- the mca gene encoding mycothiol conjugate amidase Mca: protein MRLMTVHAHPDDESSKGAATMARYAKAGADVLVVTCTGGERGDVLNPRLDIPEVRANLPEIRRREMARASEILGVRQRFLGFRDSGLTDDPPADSFARQPLGAAVDRLVEVIREFRPDVLVTYDETGGYPHPDHIRTHQVAVAAFDAVAGTPWQIAKLYYLATFTKEWFQAMHDALTARGLDSGMAEVLAELPDTRTPVTTRIHCADHFDVRDRALLAHETQVDPDHPFLRHPRDVEREVWPTEDYVLARSLVPADLPEDDLFAGITAAAADPA, encoded by the coding sequence ATGCGGCTCATGACCGTCCACGCCCACCCCGACGACGAATCCAGCAAGGGCGCCGCGACGATGGCGCGCTACGCCAAAGCGGGCGCGGACGTCCTGGTCGTCACCTGCACGGGCGGCGAGCGCGGCGACGTCCTCAACCCCCGCCTCGACATCCCCGAGGTTCGCGCAAACCTGCCCGAGATCCGCCGCCGGGAGATGGCCCGCGCGAGCGAGATCCTCGGTGTGCGGCAACGGTTCCTCGGCTTCCGCGACTCCGGCCTCACCGACGACCCACCCGCCGACAGCTTCGCCCGGCAGCCTCTCGGCGCCGCGGTGGACCGGCTCGTCGAGGTGATCCGCGAGTTCCGCCCGGACGTGCTCGTCACCTACGACGAGACCGGCGGCTACCCGCACCCCGACCACATCCGCACCCACCAGGTCGCGGTCGCCGCGTTCGACGCCGTCGCCGGCACGCCGTGGCAGATCGCCAAGCTCTACTACCTCGCCACCTTCACCAAGGAGTGGTTCCAGGCCATGCACGACGCGCTCACCGCACGCGGCCTCGACTCCGGCATGGCCGAGGTCCTCGCCGAACTGCCGGACACCCGAACCCCGGTCACCACGCGGATCCACTGCGCCGACCACTTCGACGTCCGCGACCGCGCCCTGCTCGCCCACGAAACCCAGGTCGACCCCGACCACCCGTTCCTGCGCCACCCGCGCGACGTCGAACGCGAGGTGTGGCCGACCGAGGACTACGTCCTGGCCCGCTCGCTGGTCCCGGCCGACCTGCCGGAGGACGACCTGTTCGCCGGCATCACGGCTGCTGCGGCGGATCCAGCATGA
- a CDS encoding TetR/AcrR family transcriptional regulator, whose protein sequence is MGFVERGLRKQRTRQAISDAATRLFISRGFEEVTIAQVAEAADVAKMTVTNHFPRKEDLVFDVHESFVASLAAVRDRPLVPAFREAWFGGLERRDALLGFSGPEFARMVVESPTLLARLRELHEEREKALATALVEEFDADTARAAAAQIAGVHRLLFDEVLRRTAAGEQAAVVAEAVGRAGARMFDLLEAGLGAL, encoded by the coding sequence GTGGGTTTCGTGGAGCGCGGGTTGAGGAAGCAGCGGACACGGCAGGCGATCTCCGACGCGGCGACGCGGTTGTTCATCTCGCGGGGGTTCGAGGAGGTGACGATCGCGCAGGTCGCGGAGGCGGCGGACGTGGCGAAGATGACGGTCACCAACCACTTCCCGCGCAAGGAGGACCTGGTCTTCGACGTGCACGAGTCGTTCGTGGCGAGCCTGGCGGCGGTGCGGGACCGGCCGTTGGTGCCGGCCTTCCGGGAGGCGTGGTTCGGGGGGCTCGAGCGCCGGGACGCCCTGCTCGGTTTCTCGGGGCCGGAGTTCGCGCGGATGGTCGTCGAGAGCCCGACGCTGCTCGCGCGGTTGCGTGAGTTGCACGAGGAGCGGGAGAAGGCGCTGGCCACCGCGCTGGTGGAGGAGTTCGACGCCGACACCGCGCGCGCCGCGGCGGCCCAGATCGCCGGCGTGCACCGCCTGCTGTTCGACGAGGTGCTGCGGCGCACCGCGGCCGGCGAGCAAGCGGCGGTGGTCGCGGAGGCGGTGGGGCGGGCAGGGGCGCGGATGTTCGATCTGCTGGAGGCCGGGCTGGGCGCGCTCTAG
- a CDS encoding RNA polymerase sigma factor: MVCSVTVTVTEAHRTIDAVWRIESAKLIAALTRMVRDVGLAEELAQDALVAALEQWPSSGVPSNPGAWLMTIAKRRAIDHFRHLKMAERKHEEIGLDLETSQQAIEVEPDEVPDDLLRLIFTACHPVLKTEARVALTLRLLGGLTTDEIARAFLVPESTVAQRIVRAKRTLAQKKVPFEVPAGPELAERLGSVLEVVYLIFNEGYSATAGDDWMRPQLCADAMRLGRILAGLAPREPEVFGLVALMELQASRSRARVTPDGEPILLLDQNRAKWDRLLIGHGLAALERAESLSPVRGPYVLQAAIAACHARAGAPEDTDWERIAALYGELAEVTPSPVVELNRAVAVSMASGPEAALPLVDELTASPALARYHLLPTVRGDLLAKVGRLAEARAEFERAASLTRNARERDVLLARAKAAAGE; encoded by the coding sequence GTGGTGTGCTCGGTGACCGTGACGGTCACCGAGGCACACCGCACCATCGACGCCGTGTGGCGCATCGAGTCCGCGAAGCTGATCGCCGCGCTGACGCGCATGGTGCGCGACGTCGGGCTGGCCGAAGAGCTGGCGCAGGACGCGCTGGTGGCGGCGCTGGAGCAGTGGCCGTCGTCCGGTGTGCCGTCGAACCCGGGCGCGTGGCTGATGACGATCGCCAAGCGCCGCGCGATCGACCACTTCCGGCACCTGAAGATGGCGGAGCGCAAGCACGAGGAGATCGGGCTCGATCTGGAGACGTCGCAGCAGGCGATCGAGGTCGAGCCGGACGAGGTGCCGGACGACCTGTTGCGGTTGATCTTCACGGCGTGCCACCCGGTGCTGAAGACGGAGGCGCGGGTGGCGCTGACGTTGCGCTTGCTGGGTGGGCTGACGACGGACGAGATCGCGCGTGCGTTCCTGGTGCCGGAGTCGACGGTGGCGCAGCGGATCGTGCGGGCGAAGCGGACGCTGGCGCAGAAGAAGGTGCCGTTCGAGGTGCCTGCCGGGCCGGAGCTGGCGGAGCGGCTGGGGTCCGTGCTGGAGGTCGTGTACCTGATCTTCAACGAGGGATACTCCGCCACGGCCGGCGACGACTGGATGCGCCCGCAGTTGTGCGCCGACGCGATGCGGCTGGGGCGGATCCTGGCCGGGCTGGCGCCGCGGGAGCCCGAGGTGTTCGGGCTGGTGGCGTTGATGGAGTTGCAGGCGTCGCGGTCCAGGGCGCGGGTGACGCCGGACGGTGAGCCGATCCTGTTGCTGGACCAGAACCGGGCGAAGTGGGACCGGTTGCTGATCGGGCACGGTCTGGCGGCGCTGGAGCGGGCGGAGAGCCTGTCGCCGGTGCGCGGACCGTACGTGCTGCAGGCGGCGATCGCGGCGTGCCACGCGCGGGCGGGTGCGCCGGAGGACACCGATTGGGAGCGGATCGCCGCGCTGTACGGGGAGCTGGCGGAGGTGACGCCGTCGCCGGTGGTGGAGCTGAACCGCGCGGTGGCGGTGTCGATGGCTTCGGGTCCCGAGGCGGCGCTGCCGTTGGTGGACGAGCTGACAGCCTCGCCGGCGCTCGCGAGGTACCACCTGTTGCCCACGGTGCGGGGCGACCTGCTCGCGAAGGTGGGGCGCCTGGCGGAGGCACGGGCGGAGTTCGAACGGGCGGCTTCGCTGACGCGGAACGCCCGGGAGCGGGATGTGCTGCTGGCCCGGGCGAAAGCGGCTGCTGGGGAGTGA
- a CDS encoding YciI family protein, translating into MKFMVLVKGDENTEAGAMPTEQELAEMGKFNEELVKAGVMLAGEGLHPTSKGARVRYSSEGTTVIDGPFAESKELIAGFWILDVKSKEEAVEWLKRAPFRDTEIEIRQVFEAEDFGDAYTPELREAEERMRKQVAEQHGQ; encoded by the coding sequence ATGAAGTTCATGGTCCTGGTCAAGGGCGACGAGAACACCGAGGCCGGCGCGATGCCCACCGAGCAGGAGCTGGCCGAGATGGGCAAGTTCAACGAGGAGCTGGTCAAGGCCGGTGTGATGCTCGCCGGCGAGGGCCTGCACCCCACCTCGAAGGGTGCGCGCGTGCGGTACTCCAGCGAGGGCACGACCGTGATCGACGGCCCGTTCGCCGAGTCGAAGGAGCTGATCGCGGGGTTCTGGATCCTCGACGTGAAGTCGAAGGAGGAGGCCGTCGAGTGGCTGAAGCGGGCGCCGTTCCGGGACACCGAGATCGAGATCCGGCAGGTGTTCGAGGCCGAGGACTTCGGTGACGCGTACACGCCGGAGCTGCGCGAGGCCGAGGAGCGGATGCGCAAGCAGGTGGCCGAGCAGCACGGTCAGTAA
- a CDS encoding aldehyde dehydrogenase family protein produces MTFPYWVAGRPATSDDLVEIRNPRDGALAGTTSNATAADVEAAVAAAHDVRHEVAQLPAYVRADALDHVSRRLAERADEIADLIHAESGKPLKWARAEVGRGVSTFRWAAEEARRFSGELQRLDTDAASAGRLALVRRAPRGPVLGITPFNFPLNLVAHKVAPAIAAGCPIVLKPAPATPLTALVLGELLAETDLPAGSWSVLPMPNEAASELVADPRLPVVSFTGSGPVGWAIQDRVPRKHVTLELGGNAAAIVCPDWTDLEFAAQRIATFGTYQGGQSCISVQRVYAHRDVYAELADRVVAHVRKLDVDGEVGPLINEAAAVRVQSWVDDAVAAGAELLAGGTRQGATVAPTVLTGAPEDCAVNAEEIFGPVLSLAPVDSVEEAFERVNASRFGLQAGVFTHDLRVAFEASARLEVGGVVVGDVPSYRADQMPYGGVKESGTGREGVRATMEDLTEQRVLVLTGVR; encoded by the coding sequence ATGACCTTCCCGTACTGGGTCGCCGGGCGCCCGGCGACGAGCGACGACCTCGTCGAAATCCGCAACCCCCGCGACGGCGCGCTCGCCGGAACCACCAGCAACGCGACCGCGGCGGACGTCGAAGCCGCCGTCGCGGCCGCGCACGACGTCCGGCACGAGGTCGCGCAGCTGCCCGCGTACGTGCGCGCGGACGCACTGGACCACGTCTCCCGGCGCCTGGCCGAGCGCGCCGACGAAATCGCGGACCTGATCCACGCCGAGTCGGGCAAGCCGTTGAAGTGGGCGCGGGCCGAGGTCGGGCGCGGGGTGTCGACCTTCCGCTGGGCCGCCGAGGAGGCCCGCCGGTTCTCCGGCGAGCTGCAGCGGCTCGACACCGACGCCGCCTCCGCCGGGCGGCTGGCCCTGGTCCGGCGCGCGCCGCGCGGGCCGGTCCTGGGGATCACGCCGTTCAACTTCCCGCTCAACCTCGTCGCCCACAAGGTGGCCCCGGCGATCGCCGCGGGCTGCCCGATCGTGCTCAAGCCCGCGCCCGCGACCCCGCTGACCGCACTGGTGCTCGGCGAACTGCTCGCCGAGACCGACCTGCCCGCAGGCTCCTGGTCGGTCCTGCCGATGCCGAACGAGGCGGCGAGCGAACTGGTCGCGGACCCGCGGCTGCCGGTCGTGTCGTTCACCGGGTCCGGACCGGTCGGCTGGGCGATCCAAGACCGGGTGCCGCGCAAGCACGTGACCCTGGAGCTGGGCGGCAACGCGGCGGCGATCGTCTGCCCGGACTGGACGGACCTGGAGTTCGCGGCGCAGCGCATCGCGACGTTCGGCACCTACCAGGGCGGCCAGTCGTGCATCTCGGTGCAGCGGGTCTACGCGCACCGGGACGTGTACGCCGAGCTGGCCGACCGGGTCGTCGCCCACGTGCGCAAGCTGGACGTGGACGGCGAGGTCGGCCCGCTGATCAACGAGGCGGCCGCGGTGCGGGTGCAGTCGTGGGTCGACGACGCGGTCGCGGCGGGCGCCGAGCTGCTCGCCGGCGGGACGCGGCAGGGCGCGACCGTCGCGCCGACCGTGCTCACCGGTGCGCCGGAGGACTGCGCGGTCAACGCCGAGGAGATCTTCGGCCCGGTGCTGTCGCTCGCGCCGGTCGACTCGGTCGAGGAGGCCTTCGAGCGGGTCAACGCGTCGCGGTTCGGTCTGCAGGCCGGGGTCTTCACGCACGACCTGCGGGTCGCGTTCGAGGCTTCGGCGCGGCTGGAGGTCGGCGGCGTGGTGGTCGGCGACGTGCCGAGCTACCGGGCCGACCAGATGCCCTACGGCGGGGTGAAGGAGTCCGGCACCGGCCGGGAGGGGGTCCGCGCGACGATGGAAGACCTCACCGAGCAGCGGGTTCTCGTGCTGACCGGGGTGCGCTGA
- a CDS encoding PucR family transcriptional regulator — MVLVPVTLRRLLADPTLGLRVLAGESGLDRPVGWVHVSELDDPTPFLEGGELLLTTGLRLSGEPGYVTTLTARGLAGLGFGIGLSHAEAPAALVRAAADAGLPLLEVPRRTPFIAISKAVSAALAADSYAEVTATNAAQQELTRAALRGPDAAVRRLARLLDGFVLLVGRGGELVRAAPAAAAERLPSVAGELARLRGGPASASFEVDGQHVVVQVLRDQGFLVAGRPEPFDRTSGHVLSAAASLLTLTLTRARGLESERRKVHTACMRLLLAGQHELVAGIVGLPSEPVEVFALTGRPDRVLDALDGSPAFAAELDGIVVAIGPSGWSPELAGGVAPAAGYAELAQAHRRAMRVASQTELVRFRGDLVSLLPAEEAQAFAAAVLEPLVRHDETGRGDLVASLAEWLRRHGQWDPAAARLGVHRHTLRNRIAKVAELTGRDLDDPDVRAELWTALRLRGLGSVS; from the coding sequence GTGGTGCTCGTGCCGGTGACCCTGCGGCGACTGCTCGCCGACCCGACGCTCGGTCTGCGCGTGCTGGCCGGGGAGTCCGGTTTGGACCGCCCGGTGGGGTGGGTGCACGTCAGCGAGCTGGACGACCCGACGCCGTTCCTCGAAGGCGGTGAGTTGCTGCTCACCACGGGACTGCGGCTGTCCGGCGAGCCCGGGTACGTGACCACGCTGACGGCGCGCGGGCTGGCCGGGCTCGGTTTCGGCATCGGGCTCAGCCACGCCGAGGCCCCCGCCGCGCTGGTGCGCGCCGCCGCCGACGCCGGGCTGCCGCTGCTCGAAGTGCCCCGGCGGACGCCGTTCATCGCGATCAGCAAGGCGGTGTCGGCGGCGCTTGCGGCGGACTCGTACGCCGAGGTCACGGCCACCAACGCGGCGCAGCAGGAGTTGACGCGGGCCGCGTTGCGGGGGCCGGATGCGGCGGTGCGGCGGTTGGCACGGCTGCTCGACGGATTCGTGTTGCTGGTCGGTCGCGGCGGCGAGCTGGTGCGGGCCGCCCCGGCGGCGGCCGCGGAACGGCTGCCGTCCGTGGCGGGCGAGCTGGCGCGGCTGCGCGGCGGGCCGGCGAGCGCCAGTTTCGAGGTGGACGGGCAACACGTGGTCGTCCAGGTGCTGCGCGACCAGGGGTTCCTCGTCGCCGGGCGGCCGGAGCCGTTCGACCGGACCAGCGGGCACGTGCTGAGCGCCGCCGCGTCACTGCTCACCCTCACGTTGACGCGGGCGCGTGGGCTGGAGTCGGAGCGCCGCAAGGTACATACGGCATGTATGCGTTTGTTGCTGGCCGGGCAGCACGAGCTGGTCGCGGGGATCGTCGGCCTGCCGTCGGAACCGGTCGAGGTGTTCGCGCTGACCGGCCGGCCCGACCGGGTGCTCGACGCGCTCGACGGCAGCCCGGCGTTCGCCGCCGAGCTGGACGGGATCGTCGTGGCGATCGGACCGTCCGGCTGGTCCCCGGAGCTGGCCGGCGGGGTGGCGCCGGCGGCCGGCTACGCCGAGCTGGCGCAGGCGCACCGGCGGGCGATGCGCGTTGCCTCGCAGACCGAGCTGGTGCGGTTCCGCGGTGACCTGGTCTCGCTGCTGCCCGCGGAGGAGGCGCAAGCGTTTGCCGCCGCGGTGCTGGAACCGTTGGTGCGCCACGACGAGACCGGGCGCGGCGATCTGGTGGCCTCGCTCGCGGAGTGGCTGCGGCGGCACGGGCAGTGGGACCCGGCGGCTGCGCGGCTCGGCGTCCACCGGCACACCCTGCGCAACCGCATCGCGAAGGTCGCCGAGCTGACCGGGCGCGATCTCGACGACCCGGACGTGCGGGCGGAGCTGTGGACGGCGTTGCGGCTGCGCGGCCTAGGTTCTGTTTCCTGA
- a CDS encoding ribonuclease Z gives MSVRELVVLGTGSQVPTRTRNHNGYLLRWDGEGLLFDPGEGTQRQMLFAGVAASSITRICLSHFHGDHCLGVPGVVQRLSLDGVRHPVVAHYPASGAEYFARLRHASVFHETAELVESPVAEPGDIARGAFGRLVARRLSHPVESFGYQLVEPDTRRMLPDRLTALGVRGPAVGQLQRDGFVEVGGRRVELSAASEPRRGQRFAFVMDTRLCDGVFELAEDADLLVIESTFLSADAALATEYGHLTAAQSGRVAAECGVRKLVLSHFSQRYPDPEAFRAEAAASFGGEIVVASDISRVAVPARRPERAAAG, from the coding sequence GTGTCCGTGCGTGAACTGGTGGTGCTGGGGACCGGGAGCCAGGTGCCGACGCGCACCCGCAACCACAACGGCTACCTGCTGCGCTGGGACGGCGAGGGCCTGCTGTTCGACCCCGGCGAGGGCACGCAGCGGCAGATGCTGTTCGCCGGGGTGGCGGCCAGTTCGATCACCCGGATCTGCCTGAGCCACTTCCACGGCGACCACTGCCTCGGGGTGCCGGGCGTGGTGCAGCGGTTGTCGCTGGACGGGGTGCGGCACCCGGTGGTCGCGCACTACCCGGCCTCCGGCGCGGAGTACTTCGCGCGGCTGCGGCACGCGAGCGTTTTCCACGAGACGGCGGAGCTGGTGGAGTCGCCGGTGGCCGAGCCGGGTGATATCGCGCGCGGCGCGTTCGGCCGTCTGGTCGCGCGGCGGCTGTCGCACCCCGTCGAGTCGTTCGGCTACCAGCTGGTCGAGCCGGACACCCGGCGGATGCTGCCGGACCGGCTGACGGCCCTCGGCGTGCGCGGCCCGGCGGTCGGGCAGCTGCAGCGGGACGGGTTCGTCGAGGTCGGCGGGCGGCGGGTCGAGCTGTCGGCGGCGAGCGAGCCGCGCCGGGGCCAGCGGTTCGCGTTCGTGATGGACACCCGGCTCTGCGACGGCGTCTTCGAGCTGGCCGAGGACGCGGACCTGCTGGTGATCGAGTCGACGTTCCTGTCCGCGGACGCCGCGTTGGCCACCGAGTACGGGCACCTGACGGCCGCGCAGTCCGGGCGGGTGGCGGCCGAGTGCGGGGTGCGGAAGCTGGTGCTGTCGCACTTCTCGCAGCGGTACCCGGACCCGGAGGCGTTCCGCGCCGAGGCGGCCGCGTCGTTCGGTGGCGAGATCGTGGTGGCCTCCGACATCAGTCGCGTCGCGGTGCCGGCCCGGCGCCCCGAGCGGGCGGCGGCAGGCTGA